From a region of the Candidatus Brocadia sp. genome:
- a CDS encoding molybdopterin-dependent oxidoreductase encodes MTAEKTGAVSRRFLLKMLGGGAAWLGLNKLPSAIAQVSGQAIQQMPAFTGPEVNPYWGAVGPFVIYPQKLPLIQLTDRPVQLETPRHYFLTPFTPNAAFYVRWHLEGIPSAVNLSEWRLLVEGNVGKSLALSMADLMKQYKPVSLAAVNQCSGNSRSRFQPRVPGAQWGNGAMGNALFTGVSLKDLLDAAGVKAGSLCVQFEGLEKGRGLKESVAYRYLKSLNLNDPVIHETIVAYEMNGEPLPMLNGFPVRLVVPGKFSTYWIKALTWIRVLTEPDTNFWMTKTYCVPDTPRGNITLKDVKDGHVKMIPVGTMPVRSFIITPDGSGKIPVGMPVTVRGIAFSGYGHVVNVEISEDDGKTWSKARLGDDYGKYSFRTWETTWIPKHTGRYALAVRATDEKGNTQTSEEFWNPKGYLWNTIEQQEVMVDAAQ; translated from the coding sequence ATGACAGCAGAAAAAACGGGCGCCGTGTCGCGCAGATTCTTACTGAAGATGCTTGGGGGAGGGGCTGCCTGGCTGGGCTTGAACAAGCTGCCATCGGCCATTGCACAGGTCTCCGGTCAGGCTATCCAGCAAATGCCCGCCTTTACCGGACCCGAGGTCAATCCTTACTGGGGGGCGGTGGGTCCTTTTGTCATTTACCCTCAAAAACTTCCGCTGATCCAGCTTACCGACCGTCCGGTTCAACTGGAAACTCCGCGACATTACTTCCTGACGCCGTTCACCCCAAACGCTGCATTTTACGTACGATGGCACCTGGAGGGTATTCCCAGCGCTGTGAACCTCTCCGAGTGGCGACTCCTCGTGGAAGGCAATGTTGGAAAATCATTGGCCTTGTCGATGGCCGACCTCATGAAACAATATAAACCGGTTTCTCTCGCCGCCGTTAACCAGTGCTCCGGCAACAGCCGCAGCCGTTTTCAGCCCCGCGTGCCTGGCGCCCAATGGGGCAACGGGGCTATGGGCAACGCCCTCTTCACCGGCGTTTCCCTTAAGGATTTGCTTGATGCCGCGGGGGTCAAGGCGGGTTCGCTCTGTGTACAGTTTGAAGGCCTGGAAAAGGGACGCGGACTAAAAGAAAGTGTCGCATACCGATATCTGAAATCCTTAAATCTGAACGATCCCGTCATTCATGAAACCATTGTGGCTTACGAAATGAATGGCGAGCCGCTTCCCATGCTGAACGGTTTCCCGGTTCGCCTGGTGGTCCCTGGTAAGTTCTCAACGTATTGGATCAAGGCGCTGACCTGGATCCGGGTATTAACGGAACCCGACACCAATTTCTGGATGACGAAGACGTATTGCGTGCCCGATACACCGCGCGGCAATATCACCCTAAAGGACGTTAAGGACGGCCATGTCAAAATGATTCCCGTTGGAACCATGCCCGTGCGTTCGTTCATTATTACCCCTGACGGCTCGGGTAAAATTCCGGTCGGGATGCCGGTCACGGTGCGCGGCATTGCCTTCAGCGGTTATGGTCATGTGGTCAACGTGGAGATCTCTGAAGACGACGGCAAAACCTGGAGCAAGGCCAGACTTGGAGACGATTACGGAAAATACTCTTTCCGCACCTGGGAAACGACCTGGATTCCCAAACATACCGGCAGGTATGCACTTGCAGTTCGCGCCACCGACGAAAAAGGTAATACTCAGACAAGCGAAGAATTTTGGAATCCAAAGGGGTATTTGTGGAACACGATTGAACAGCAGGAAGTGATGGTTGATGCGGCGCAGTAG
- a CDS encoding DUF445 domain-containing protein, with protein MAAEKQSEAISYRLPPGAFDKGTAWADFHRARTLMNKSFLTNGIAAMAFGISYGMPEFFGRNALMLASLFALSGALTNWLAIYMLFERIPGLYGSGIVALRFDQFKESIRSLIMQNFFTKENFVKVAQNTLPHTIQPELVLDKIDFDDVFNGLVLVIKNSSFGGMFTLFGGEKALAPLRDPFKKEFEKRTSDILRNIDVAAILQKETDFESFRSRIAVMVDTTVNELTPRRVKQIVEEMMRSHLGWLVVWGGVFGALIGFISAVFF; from the coding sequence GCGTGGGCAGATTTTCATAGAGCAAGGACGCTTATGAATAAAAGCTTCCTGACCAACGGCATTGCCGCCATGGCGTTTGGGATTTCTTATGGGATGCCTGAGTTTTTTGGCCGGAATGCCCTCATGCTGGCCAGCCTTTTTGCCTTATCAGGGGCATTGACGAACTGGCTGGCCATCTATATGCTCTTTGAAAGGATACCAGGGCTTTATGGCTCCGGCATCGTTGCCCTGAGGTTCGATCAGTTTAAAGAGAGCATCCGCTCTCTTATTATGCAGAATTTTTTTACCAAAGAAAATTTTGTAAAGGTTGCCCAAAATACGCTTCCTCATACGATACAACCGGAGCTGGTGCTGGACAAGATCGATTTTGATGATGTGTTTAACGGCCTTGTGCTGGTAATTAAAAATTCCTCTTTTGGCGGTATGTTTACCTTGTTTGGAGGAGAAAAAGCCCTTGCCCCGTTGCGTGACCCTTTTAAAAAGGAATTTGAAAAAAGGACCTCGGACATCCTGCGGAATATTGACGTAGCCGCCATCCTGCAGAAGGAGACTGATTTTGAATCATTCAGATCCAGGATTGCCGTTATGGTGGATACAACCGTCAACGAACTTACCCCACGCCGGGTGAAGCAAATTGTGGAGGAAATGATGCGCTCACACTTGGGGTGGCTCGTGGTTTGGGGCGGGGTTTTTGGCGCTCTCATTGGTTTTATCAGCGCCGTGTTTTTTTAG